One part of the Streptomyces lienomycini genome encodes these proteins:
- a CDS encoding LLM class flavin-dependent oxidoreductase translates to MTFSHARRRLHLAAALDRRSVRDADEYAADARLAERGALDFVTLGDGPAAPDALAVLSRVAPGTRRVGLVPTVTTTRAEPFRVQAAVATLDRVSRGRAGWRIEVSTTEGEARLLCHQGSALSVGDASALPRPPQGHPVRVVDATDRPARAVAARYADVALVRAVLPAQAAAARDELRASAAAHGRDPDALRILAALDVDLGDGECAADPCHGGGPRPTPRGPLYRGGPIGLAELIAAWHRDGTVDGFHVTPVDPRRDLERLVNGTVSLLQHRGLFRTFYPGSTLRDHLDLARPANGCAPARGVS, encoded by the coding sequence ATGACCTTCTCCCACGCCAGACGGCGGCTGCACCTGGCCGCCGCCCTCGACCGGCGGTCGGTGCGCGACGCCGACGAGTACGCGGCGGACGCGCGGCTCGCCGAACGCGGCGCGCTCGACTTCGTCACCCTGGGCGACGGCCCCGCCGCCCCCGACGCGCTCGCCGTCCTGTCCCGGGTGGCGCCCGGCACGCGGCGCGTCGGCCTGGTCCCCACCGTCACCACCACCCGCGCCGAGCCGTTCCGGGTCCAGGCGGCCGTGGCCACCCTCGACCGGGTCAGCCGCGGCCGGGCGGGCTGGCGGATCGAGGTGTCCACCACCGAGGGCGAGGCCCGCCTCCTCTGCCACCAGGGCTCCGCGCTCTCCGTCGGGGACGCCTCGGCCCTGCCGCGGCCCCCGCAGGGGCACCCCGTACGCGTGGTCGACGCCACGGACCGGCCCGCGCGGGCGGTCGCGGCCCGGTACGCCGACGTGGCCCTCGTACGTGCCGTGCTCCCCGCGCAGGCCGCCGCCGCGCGGGACGAACTGCGGGCGTCCGCGGCGGCGCACGGCCGGGATCCGGACGCCCTGCGAATCCTCGCCGCCCTGGACGTCGACCTCGGGGACGGCGAGTGCGCGGCCGACCCCTGTCACGGCGGCGGGCCCCGGCCCACCCCGCGCGGCCCGCTGTACCGCGGCGGACCCATCGGCCTGGCCGAACTGATCGCCGCCTGGCACCGGGACGGCACCGTCGACGGCTTCCACGTCACGCCGGTCGACCCGCGCCGTGATCTCGAGCGCCTGGTCAACGGCACCGTGTCCCTGCTCCAGCACCGGGGCCTGTTCCGCACCTTCTACCCGGGCAGCACGCTCCGGGACCACCTGGACCTGGCCCGGCCCGCCAACGGGTGCGCTCCCGCGCGAGGGGTGTCCTGA
- a CDS encoding acyl-CoA dehydrogenase family protein: MAASPKLPAFDPADPLGIDDLLEPEDLAVRDTVRGWAADRVLPHVADWYEKGELPGIRDLARELGSIGALGMSLDGYGCAGASAVQYGLACLELEAADSGIRSLVSVQGSLAMYAVHRFGSEEQKRQWLPRMAAGEVIGCFGLTEPDHGSDPAGMRTRAKRDAGGDWVLNGRKMWITNGSVAGVAVVWAQTEEGVRGFVVPTDSAGFSAPEIKHKWSLRASVTSELVMDDVRLPADAVLPEVTGLRGPLSCLSHARYGIVWGSMGAARSSFEAALEYAKSREQFGRAIGGFQLTQAKLADMAVELHKGILLAHHLGRRMDAGRLRPEQVSFGKLNNVREAIEICRTARTILGANGISLEYPVMRHATNLESVLTYEGTVEMHQLVLGKALTGLDAFR; the protein is encoded by the coding sequence ATGGCCGCGTCCCCCAAGTTGCCCGCGTTCGACCCCGCCGACCCCCTCGGCATCGACGACCTCCTGGAACCGGAGGACCTGGCGGTCCGGGACACCGTGCGGGGCTGGGCCGCGGACCGCGTGCTGCCGCACGTCGCGGACTGGTACGAGAAGGGCGAGCTGCCCGGCATCCGCGACCTCGCGCGCGAACTCGGCTCGATCGGCGCGCTCGGCATGTCCCTCGACGGCTACGGCTGCGCCGGGGCGAGCGCCGTCCAGTACGGTCTCGCCTGCCTGGAGCTGGAGGCGGCCGACTCTGGCATCCGCTCCCTGGTCTCCGTGCAGGGCTCCCTCGCCATGTACGCCGTCCACCGCTTCGGCAGCGAGGAGCAGAAGCGGCAGTGGCTGCCGCGCATGGCCGCCGGGGAGGTCATCGGCTGCTTCGGCCTGACCGAGCCCGACCACGGCTCCGACCCGGCCGGCATGCGCACCCGCGCCAAGCGGGACGCCGGCGGCGACTGGGTGCTCAACGGGCGCAAGATGTGGATCACCAACGGGTCGGTGGCGGGCGTGGCCGTCGTCTGGGCGCAGACCGAGGAGGGGGTCCGCGGGTTCGTCGTACCGACCGACAGCGCCGGATTCTCCGCGCCGGAGATCAAGCACAAGTGGTCCCTGCGGGCCAGCGTCACCAGCGAGCTGGTCATGGACGACGTACGGTTGCCCGCCGACGCCGTGCTGCCGGAGGTCACCGGACTGCGCGGTCCGCTCAGCTGTCTGTCGCACGCCCGTTACGGAATCGTCTGGGGTTCGATGGGCGCGGCCCGCAGTTCCTTCGAGGCGGCCCTGGAGTACGCGAAGTCGCGGGAGCAGTTCGGGCGGGCCATCGGCGGCTTCCAGCTCACCCAGGCCAAGCTCGCCGACATGGCGGTCGAACTGCACAAGGGGATCCTGCTCGCCCATCACCTCGGGCGGCGGATGGACGCCGGCCGCCTGCGTCCCGAGCAGGTCAGCTTCGGCAAGCTCAACAACGTACGCGAGGCCATCGAGATCTGCCGTACGGCCCGCACGATCCTCGGCGCCAACGGGATCTCCCTCGAGTACCCCGTGATGCGGCACGCCACGAACCTGGAGTCGGTGCTCACCTACGAGGGCACCGTCGAGATGCACCAGCTGGTGCTGGGCAAGGCGCTCACCGGACTCGACGCCTTCCGGTAG
- a CDS encoding DNA polymerase III subunit alpha translates to MPGFTHLHTVSGFSARYGASHPERLAERAFERGMDALALTDRDTLAGAVRFAKACAKAGVRPLFGAELAVGAPESAGADRTDTSVRRDRRRVPVRGGAFVDESAPRVTFLARDGARGWADLCRLVSAAHTAGGTPLLSWPDNHADGLTVLLGPDSDVGRALAAGRPDRAARLLAPWREVYGDALRLEAVWHGREGTGPGSLRLASRTVGFAAEQGVRPVLSNAVRYADPGQGQVADVLDAARRLVPIGAGKELDSGEAWLKDAGAMGHTAERIVESAGFRRDTAHRLLEQTRATAAECLVDPEDDLGMGAVHFPEPHLVGAGRRTAQRALASRAAAGMVRRGYDRRPGRREYWERMHHELDIIAHHGFASYFLTVAQVVDDVRHMGIRVAARGSGAGSLVNHLLGIAHADPVEHGLLMERFLSRERVVLPDIDIDVESARRLEVYRAIIGRFGTERVATVAMPETYRVRHAVRDVGAALSMDPAEIDRIAKSFPHIRARDARAALEELPELRELAGESRREGGGRYGKLWELVEGLDALPRGVAMHPCGVLLSDASLLSRTPVVPTSGEGFPMAQFDKDDVEDLGLLKLDVLGVRMQSAMAHAVAEVKRATGTEVDLDAVPEGDPATYRMIRSAETLGCFQIESPGQRDLVGRLQPATFHDLVVDISLFRPGPVAADMVRPFIEARHGRAPVRHPHEDLAEPLEGTYGVVVFHEQIIDIVAIMTGCGRGEADRVRRGLSDPESQGRIKVWFAQHAAANGYDAETIQRTWEIIEAFGSYGFCKAHAVAFAVPTYQSAWLKVHHPAAFYAGLLTHDPGMYPKRLLLADARRRGVPILPLDVNKSGVAHKVELVSESGGPRRAKTWGLRLALSDVHGISEAEAARIADGQPYASLLDFWERARPSRPLAGRLAQVGALDAFGANRRDLQLHLTELHRGARGGRGDQLPLTGGRRTAPAGLPDLTSAEKLSAELGVLSMDASRNLMDDHSAFLRELGVVSAKRLREARHGETVLVAGAKAATQTPPIRSGRRVIFSTLDDGSGLVDLAFFDDSHDACAHTVFHSWLLLVRGVVQRRGPRSLSVVGSAAWNLADLLEVRREEGLEGVAARLAAAGGSQEGDAPEGGPARRRLAGSDGRPAPAGSAAQDPMEQRRIRMTTGYEMHPWADLRPAGEGPAVGRKLWHQSPGSAG, encoded by the coding sequence GTGCCGGGTTTCACGCATCTGCACACCGTCTCCGGGTTCTCCGCCCGCTACGGCGCCTCCCACCCGGAGCGGCTGGCCGAGCGCGCCTTCGAGCGGGGCATGGACGCCCTCGCCCTCACCGACCGCGACACCCTCGCGGGCGCGGTCCGCTTCGCCAAGGCCTGCGCGAAGGCGGGCGTCCGTCCGCTGTTCGGCGCGGAGCTGGCGGTCGGCGCCCCCGAGTCCGCGGGCGCGGACCGCACGGACACCTCCGTACGCCGGGACCGGCGCCGCGTCCCCGTGCGCGGCGGCGCCTTCGTCGACGAGTCGGCCCCGCGGGTGACCTTCCTCGCCCGCGACGGCGCCCGCGGCTGGGCCGACCTGTGCCGCCTCGTCTCCGCCGCCCACACGGCCGGGGGCACCCCGCTGCTGTCCTGGCCCGACAACCACGCCGACGGGCTGACCGTCCTGCTCGGCCCCGACTCCGACGTCGGCCGCGCCCTCGCCGCGGGCCGCCCCGACCGCGCGGCGCGGCTCCTCGCCCCCTGGCGGGAGGTCTACGGCGACGCCCTGCGCCTGGAGGCCGTCTGGCACGGCCGCGAAGGCACCGGCCCCGGCTCCCTGCGCCTGGCCTCCCGCACCGTCGGCTTCGCCGCCGAGCAGGGGGTGCGGCCGGTGCTCTCCAACGCCGTCCGCTACGCCGACCCCGGCCAGGGCCAGGTCGCCGACGTCCTGGACGCCGCCCGCCGCCTCGTCCCGATCGGCGCCGGCAAGGAACTGGACTCCGGCGAGGCCTGGCTCAAGGACGCCGGCGCCATGGGGCACACCGCCGAGCGGATCGTCGAGTCCGCGGGCTTCAGGCGCGACACCGCCCACCGCCTGCTGGAGCAGACCCGGGCCACGGCCGCCGAGTGCCTGGTCGACCCCGAGGACGACCTCGGCATGGGCGCCGTCCACTTCCCCGAACCGCACCTCGTGGGCGCGGGCCGCCGCACCGCCCAGCGGGCGCTCGCCTCCCGGGCGGCGGCGGGCATGGTGCGGCGCGGCTACGACCGGCGGCCGGGCCGCCGGGAGTACTGGGAGCGGATGCACCACGAGCTGGACATCATCGCCCACCACGGCTTCGCCTCGTACTTCCTCACCGTCGCCCAGGTCGTGGACGACGTACGGCACATGGGCATCCGGGTCGCCGCGCGCGGATCCGGCGCGGGCTCGCTCGTCAACCACCTGCTCGGCATCGCGCACGCCGACCCGGTCGAGCACGGGCTGCTGATGGAGCGGTTCCTGTCCAGGGAGCGGGTCGTGCTGCCCGACATCGACATCGACGTGGAGTCCGCGCGCCGCCTGGAGGTCTACCGCGCGATCATCGGCCGGTTCGGCACCGAGCGGGTCGCCACGGTCGCCATGCCGGAGACGTACCGGGTGCGCCACGCCGTCCGCGACGTGGGCGCCGCCCTGTCCATGGACCCGGCCGAGATCGACCGGATCGCCAAGTCCTTCCCGCACATCCGCGCCCGCGACGCCCGCGCGGCGCTGGAGGAACTGCCCGAACTGCGGGAGCTGGCGGGGGAGTCCCGGCGGGAGGGAGGAGGGCGGTACGGCAAGCTCTGGGAGCTGGTGGAGGGTCTCGACGCCCTCCCGCGCGGCGTCGCCATGCACCCCTGCGGCGTGCTGTTGTCCGACGCCTCCCTGCTCTCCCGTACGCCGGTCGTGCCGACCAGCGGCGAGGGCTTCCCGATGGCCCAGTTCGACAAGGACGACGTGGAGGACCTCGGGCTGCTCAAGCTGGACGTGCTCGGGGTGCGGATGCAGTCGGCGATGGCGCACGCGGTCGCCGAGGTGAAGCGGGCGACCGGCACCGAGGTCGACCTGGACGCCGTACCCGAGGGCGACCCGGCGACGTACCGGATGATCCGGTCCGCCGAGACGCTGGGCTGCTTCCAGATCGAGTCGCCGGGCCAGCGGGACCTGGTGGGGCGGCTCCAGCCGGCCACCTTCCACGACCTCGTGGTCGACATCTCGCTCTTCCGGCCCGGTCCGGTCGCCGCCGACATGGTGCGGCCGTTCATCGAGGCCCGGCACGGGCGGGCGCCGGTGCGCCACCCGCACGAGGACCTGGCCGAGCCGCTGGAGGGGACGTACGGGGTCGTCGTCTTCCACGAGCAGATCATCGACATCGTCGCCATCATGACCGGCTGCGGACGCGGCGAGGCCGACCGGGTGCGGCGCGGGCTCTCCGACCCGGAGTCGCAGGGGCGGATCAAGGTGTGGTTCGCCCAGCACGCGGCGGCGAACGGCTACGACGCGGAAACGATTCAGCGGACCTGGGAGATCATCGAGGCCTTCGGCAGCTACGGCTTCTGCAAGGCGCACGCCGTCGCCTTCGCGGTGCCGACGTACCAGTCGGCGTGGCTGAAGGTCCACCATCCGGCCGCCTTCTACGCCGGGCTGCTCACCCACGACCCCGGCATGTACCCCAAGCGGCTGCTGCTGGCGGACGCGCGGCGGCGCGGGGTGCCGATCCTGCCGCTGGACGTGAACAAGTCGGGGGTCGCACACAAGGTCGAACTGGTGTCTGAATCAGGTGGGCCGCGCAGGGCGAAGACCTGGGGCCTGCGCCTCGCCCTCTCGGACGTGCACGGCATCAGCGAGGCCGAGGCGGCGCGGATCGCCGACGGACAGCCGTACGCCTCCCTGCTCGACTTCTGGGAACGGGCCCGCCCCAGCAGGCCGCTGGCCGGACGGCTCGCCCAGGTCGGCGCGCTGGACGCGTTCGGCGCCAACCGCCGCGACCTGCAACTGCACCTGACCGAGCTGCACCGCGGCGCCCGGGGCGGACGCGGCGACCAACTCCCCCTCACCGGCGGCCGCAGGACCGCCCCCGCCGGGCTGCCCGACCTCACCTCGGCGGAGAAGCTCAGCGCCGAACTCGGCGTGCTCTCCATGGACGCCTCGCGCAACCTGATGGACGACCACAGCGCCTTCCTGCGCGAGCTGGGCGTGGTGTCGGCCAAGCGGCTGCGCGAGGCCCGGCACGGGGAGACGGTGCTGGTCGCGGGCGCCAAGGCGGCCACCCAGACCCCGCCGATCCGCTCCGGGCGCCGGGTCATCTTCTCCACCCTGGACGACGGCAGCGGCCTGGTCGACCTCGCCTTCTTCGACGACTCCCACGACGCCTGCGCGCACACCGTCTTCCACTCCTGGCTGCTGCTGGTGCGCGGGGTGGTCCAGCGGCGCGGCCCGCGCAGCCTCAGCGTCGTCGGCTCCGCCGCCTGGAACCTCGCCGACCTGCTGGAGGTGCGCCGGGAGGAGGGCCTGGAGGGCGTCGCCGCCCGGCTGGCCGCAGCGGGCGGAAGCCAGGAGGGCGACGCCCCCGAGGGCGGCCCGGCCCGCCGCCGCCTCGCCGGTTCGGACGGGCGGCCCGCGCCGGCCGGCTCCGCGGCCCAGGACCCGATGGAGCAGCGGAGGATCCGCATGACCACCGGGTACGAGATGCACCCCTGGGCCGATCTGCGCCCCGCGGGCGAAGGGCCCGCGGTCGGAAGGAAGTTGTGGCACCAGAGTCCGGGGAGTGCGGGATGA
- a CDS encoding S1 family peptidase, producing the protein MKRTPGTFNKLIQGGDAIYASSWRCSLGFNVRTSSGAEYFLTAGHCTDGAGTWWSNSGHSTVLGSTAGSSFPGNDYGIVRYTNTSVSKPGTAGGVDITRAATPSVGTTVIRDGSTTGTHSGRVTALNATVNYGGGDVVGGLIQTTVCAEPGDSGGPLYGSNGTAYGLTSGGSGNCSSGGTTFFQPVTEALSAYGVSVY; encoded by the coding sequence ATCAAGCGGACCCCCGGCACGTTCAACAAGCTCATCCAGGGCGGCGACGCCATCTACGCGAGCAGCTGGCGCTGCTCCCTCGGCTTCAACGTGCGCACCAGCAGCGGCGCCGAGTACTTCCTCACCGCCGGTCACTGCACCGACGGCGCCGGCACCTGGTGGTCCAACTCCGGACACTCGACCGTTCTCGGCTCGACGGCCGGGTCCAGCTTCCCGGGCAACGACTACGGCATCGTCCGGTACACCAACACCTCGGTCAGCAAGCCCGGCACCGCGGGCGGCGTGGACATCACCCGCGCGGCCACCCCGAGCGTGGGTACCACCGTCATCCGTGACGGCTCCACCACCGGCACCCACAGCGGCCGGGTCACCGCCCTGAACGCCACCGTCAACTACGGCGGCGGCGACGTCGTCGGCGGGCTGATCCAGACCACGGTCTGCGCCGAGCCCGGCGACTCCGGCGGTCCGCTCTACGGCAGCAACGGCACCGCGTACGGTCTGACCTCCGGCGGCAGCGGCAACTGCTCCTCCGGCGGGACGACGTTCTTCCAGCCGGTCACGGAGGCGCTGAGCGCCTACGGCGTCAGCGTCTACTAG
- a CDS encoding DUF3533 domain-containing protein codes for MSHTPGPGTRSGSFLGEVKDAVTPRATLLVLGVIALQLLFIASYVGALHDPRAKDVPFGVVAPGAAAKQTVDRLERLPGSPLDPRTVADEASARKQIVNREIDGALVLNPEGGQDTLLVASGGGTVLATTLEGVVGKVEQAERRTVRVVDVAPASPHDFDGLSSFYLVVGWCVGGYLCASILAISTGARPANPRRAAIRLIVMALVAIVGGLGGAVIIGPVLGALPGGVLDLWGLGALITFAVGAATLALQGVFGIVGIGLAILLVVVAGNPSAGGAFPLPLLPPFWKAIGPALPPGAGTWAARSIAYFKGNDVTASLLVLWAWAVAGTVITMLAAVLPRRDRQETELPPPAG; via the coding sequence ATGTCACACACACCGGGCCCCGGCACGCGAAGCGGCTCCTTCCTCGGTGAGGTGAAGGACGCCGTCACCCCGCGGGCCACCCTGCTCGTGCTCGGCGTGATCGCGCTCCAGCTGCTCTTCATCGCCTCCTACGTGGGGGCGCTGCACGACCCCAGAGCCAAGGACGTGCCCTTCGGGGTGGTCGCGCCCGGGGCCGCCGCCAAGCAGACGGTGGACCGGCTGGAGCGGCTGCCCGGCTCGCCGCTGGATCCGCGCACGGTGGCCGACGAGGCGAGCGCCCGGAAGCAGATCGTGAACCGGGAGATCGACGGCGCCCTGGTCCTGAACCCCGAGGGCGGCCAGGACACCCTGCTGGTCGCCTCCGGCGGAGGCACCGTCCTCGCCACCACCCTGGAGGGCGTCGTCGGCAAGGTGGAGCAGGCCGAGCGGCGCACGGTACGGGTCGTCGACGTGGCCCCGGCCTCTCCCCACGACTTCGACGGGCTGTCGTCCTTCTACCTGGTGGTGGGCTGGTGCGTCGGCGGCTATCTGTGCGCCTCGATCCTGGCCATCAGCACCGGCGCCCGACCGGCCAACCCGCGCCGGGCGGCGATCCGGCTGATCGTGATGGCACTGGTCGCGATCGTCGGCGGGCTCGGCGGCGCGGTGATCATCGGACCGGTCCTGGGCGCGCTGCCCGGCGGCGTGCTGGACCTGTGGGGGCTCGGCGCGCTGATCACCTTCGCGGTGGGCGCGGCCACGCTCGCCCTCCAGGGCGTCTTCGGGATCGTCGGCATCGGCCTGGCGATCCTGCTGGTGGTGGTCGCGGGCAACCCGAGCGCGGGCGGCGCCTTCCCGCTGCCGCTGCTGCCGCCGTTCTGGAAGGCGATCGGCCCGGCACTGCCGCCGGGCGCGGGCACCTGGGCGGCCCGGTCCATCGCCTACTTCAAGGGGAACGACGTGACCGCCTCCCTGCTGGTGCTGTGGGCGTGGGCGGTCGCGGGGACGGTGATCACGATGCTGGCGGCCGTACTGCCGCGCCGCGACCGGCAGGAGACGGAACTGCCCCCACCGGCCGGCTGA
- a CDS encoding S1 family peptidase, with translation MKHRRIPRRRVAVVGAGITALVAAGVTFQTANASEAPAAAAPETLSVTAAGKLASTLIGDLGADAAGTYYDAQAKSLVVNVLDQAAAQTVEEAGAEARVVENSLADLKSARTTLTEDATIPGTSWATDPTANKVVVTADRTVSEAELAKLTKVVDGLGAKAELKRTKGEYKPFVAGGDAITGGGGRCSLGFNVTKGGEPYFITAGHCTESISTWSDSSGNVIGENAASSFPDNDYGLVKYTADVDHPSEVNLYNGSSQAISGAAEATVGMEVTRSGSTTQVHDGTVTGLDATVNYGNGDIVNGLIQTDVCAEPGDSGGSLFSGDQAVGLTSGGSGDCTSGGETFFQPVTEALSATGTQIG, from the coding sequence TTGAAGCACCGACGCATACCCAGGCGGCGGGTCGCCGTAGTAGGTGCGGGAATCACCGCACTGGTCGCGGCCGGGGTCACCTTCCAGACCGCGAACGCCAGCGAGGCCCCCGCGGCCGCCGCGCCCGAGACCCTGTCGGTCACGGCGGCCGGAAAGCTCGCCTCCACGCTGATCGGCGACCTCGGTGCCGACGCCGCGGGCACGTACTACGACGCGCAGGCCAAGAGCCTCGTCGTCAACGTGCTCGACCAGGCCGCCGCGCAGACCGTCGAGGAGGCCGGCGCCGAGGCGAGAGTCGTCGAGAACTCGCTCGCCGACCTGAAGAGCGCGCGCACCACCCTCACCGAGGACGCGACCATCCCGGGCACGTCCTGGGCGACCGACCCGACCGCCAACAAGGTCGTCGTCACCGCCGACCGCACGGTCTCCGAGGCCGAACTGGCCAAGCTGACCAAGGTGGTCGACGGGCTGGGCGCCAAGGCCGAACTCAAGCGGACCAAGGGCGAGTACAAGCCCTTCGTCGCGGGCGGCGACGCCATCACCGGAGGCGGCGGGCGCTGCTCGCTCGGCTTCAACGTGACCAAGGGCGGCGAGCCGTACTTCATCACCGCCGGTCACTGCACCGAGTCCATCTCGACCTGGTCGGACTCCTCCGGGAACGTCATCGGCGAGAACGCGGCGTCCAGCTTCCCGGACAACGACTACGGCCTGGTCAAGTACACCGCCGACGTGGACCACCCGAGCGAGGTGAACCTCTACAACGGCTCCTCGCAGGCCATCTCGGGCGCCGCCGAGGCCACCGTCGGCATGGAGGTGACCCGCAGCGGCTCCACCACCCAGGTGCACGACGGGACGGTGACCGGCCTGGACGCCACCGTGAACTACGGCAACGGCGACATCGTCAACGGCCTGATCCAGACCGACGTCTGCGCCGAGCCCGGCGACAGCGGCGGCTCGCTCTTCTCGGGCGACCAGGCCGTCGGCCTCACCTCCGGCGGCAGCGGCGACTGCACCTCCGGCGGCGAGACCTTCTTCCAGCCGGTGACGGAGGCCCTGTCGGCCACCGGTACGCAGATCGGCTGA
- a CDS encoding cell division protein SepF — translation MGSVRKASAWLGLVDDNDDERYYDDDYSEGTEPGDAWVTDPRVKVASDVAEERGRRIATVTPDSFRDARAIGELFREGVPVIVNLTAMEGTDAKRVVDFAAGLIFGLRGSIERVSTRVFLLSPADTEVISGESAAHRSDGFFNQS, via the coding sequence ATGGGATCGGTACGCAAGGCGAGTGCGTGGCTCGGCCTCGTCGACGACAACGATGACGAGCGTTACTACGACGACGACTACTCCGAGGGCACCGAGCCCGGGGACGCCTGGGTCACCGACCCGCGGGTGAAGGTGGCCTCGGACGTGGCCGAGGAGAGGGGCCGCCGCATCGCGACGGTCACCCCGGACAGCTTCCGGGACGCACGGGCCATCGGTGAGCTGTTCCGGGAGGGGGTCCCGGTCATCGTGAACCTGACGGCCATGGAGGGCACCGACGCCAAGCGCGTCGTCGACTTCGCGGCCGGACTCATCTTCGGCCTGCGCGGTTCGATCGAGCGGGTGTCCACCCGCGTGTTCCTGCTCAGCCCGGCCGACACCGAGGTCATCAGCGGCGAGTCCGCCGCACACCGTTCCGACGGGTTCTTCAACCAGAGCTGA
- a CDS encoding MFS transporter: MSGTTTAAAAPRRRAAGAGANRWVVLVVLCLSLLLVALDATVLHVAVPAVTEDLRPGAIELLWIVDVYPLVCASLLILFGTLGDRVGRRRVLLLGYALFGIASALAALADSAQVLIAARALLGVGGAMIMPATLSILRQVFPDRRERALAIGIWSAVAAVGAAVGPLLGGFLLEHFWWGSVFLVNIPLMLVSLPVGRLLLPESKGDGRGPWDVAGALMAAGGLFGVVLGVKRLGGGEPVASLLTLLPLVVGAALLAGFVRRQRRRTYPLVDLAMFRRPAFSTSVGCIVLAMLALVGLELIAAQYLQLVLGLSPLQTGLRLLPLTFAAMAAGLAGARMLRRLGPRLMVCAGFCLTAFAVALLTAMGRADNGALLLAGFVLLGFGLETTLFGAYESMLSEAPQEQSGGAAAIGETSYQLGAGIGIALLGSVMNAAYAPGLTGGVPGVPSSASSAAGHSLGEAYEVAAQLGGPAGGALRRAAADAFVHGLHVTLLVSAGLLLLGAVMALRLPRVMQCEDEAAVAVPAPRDAVESRVSV, encoded by the coding sequence ATGTCCGGGACGACCACGGCCGCCGCCGCGCCGCGCCGTCGGGCGGCCGGGGCCGGTGCCAACCGCTGGGTGGTCCTGGTCGTCCTCTGCCTCAGCCTGCTGCTCGTCGCCCTCGACGCGACCGTGCTGCACGTGGCGGTCCCCGCCGTCACCGAGGACCTCAGGCCCGGCGCCATCGAACTGCTCTGGATCGTCGACGTCTACCCGCTCGTCTGCGCCTCGCTGCTGATCCTCTTCGGCACCCTGGGCGACCGGGTCGGCCGCAGACGGGTCCTCCTGCTCGGCTACGCCCTCTTCGGCATCGCCTCCGCGCTGGCGGCCCTCGCCGACAGCGCCCAGGTGCTGATCGCGGCCCGCGCGCTGCTCGGCGTCGGCGGCGCCATGATCATGCCGGCCACGCTGTCGATCCTGCGCCAGGTCTTCCCCGACCGGCGGGAGCGGGCGCTGGCCATCGGCATCTGGAGCGCCGTGGCCGCGGTCGGCGCGGCGGTCGGGCCACTGCTGGGCGGCTTCCTCCTCGAGCACTTCTGGTGGGGTTCGGTCTTCCTCGTCAACATCCCGCTGATGCTGGTCAGCCTGCCGGTGGGCCGGCTGCTGCTGCCCGAGTCGAAGGGCGACGGCCGCGGCCCCTGGGACGTGGCCGGCGCGCTGATGGCGGCGGGCGGGCTGTTCGGCGTCGTCCTGGGCGTGAAGCGGCTGGGCGGCGGGGAGCCGGTGGCGAGCCTGCTCACGCTGCTGCCGCTGGTGGTGGGCGCGGCGCTGCTGGCCGGCTTCGTACGGCGGCAGCGGCGGCGTACGTATCCGCTGGTGGACCTGGCGATGTTCCGGCGGCCGGCGTTCAGCACGTCGGTCGGGTGCATCGTGCTGGCGATGCTGGCACTGGTGGGTCTGGAACTGATCGCGGCCCAGTATCTGCAGCTGGTGCTGGGGCTGTCCCCGCTCCAGACCGGGCTGCGGCTGCTGCCGCTGACCTTCGCGGCGATGGCGGCGGGCCTCGCGGGAGCACGGATGCTGCGGCGCCTGGGGCCACGGCTGATGGTCTGCGCGGGCTTCTGCCTGACGGCCTTCGCGGTGGCGCTGCTGACGGCGATGGGCCGGGCCGACAACGGCGCGCTGCTCCTCGCCGGTTTCGTCCTGCTCGGCTTCGGCCTGGAGACGACCCTGTTCGGGGCGTACGAGTCGATGCTGAGCGAGGCGCCGCAGGAGCAGTCGGGGGGCGCGGCGGCGATCGGCGAGACCTCGTACCAGCTGGGCGCCGGGATCGGTATCGCCCTGCTGGGCAGTGTGATGAACGCGGCGTACGCGCCCGGGCTGACGGGCGGCGTGCCGGGGGTGCCGTCGTCGGCGTCGTCGGCGGCGGGGCATTCGCTGGGAGAGGCGTACGAGGTCGCCGCGCAGCTCGGCGGGCCCGCCGGGGGTGCGCTGCGGCGGGCCGCGGCGGACGCGTTCGTGCACGGGCTGCACGTGACGTTGCTGGTGAGCGCGGGGTTGTTGCTGCTGGGGGCGGTGATGGCGCTGCGGTTGCCGCGGGTGATGCAGTGCGAGGACGAGGCGGCGGTGGCCGTGCCCGCGCCCCGGGACGCGGTGGAGTCCCGCGTCTCCGTGTGA